In Benincasa hispida cultivar B227 chromosome 8, ASM972705v1, whole genome shotgun sequence, the sequence CAATGTTCATGTCGTTCAGGTCTATCTCAGTAAAAGTTTTAGAGACTTCATGAATGCCATAAAATTCACCAAGTAATTGATCTAGATCAATATCATCATCATCTATTTCAACTTCTTCGTCGTTTGTGGCAATAGTTGGATCACAATTCATCCTCCACATTACAACTTTCCAACTCAATAGTAGTTTCAACTTCTTCTCTCGAGGTTGGACTTGGGACACTGGGTCGGGAGATATATAGTTCAACTCCATTTGGAGGGTATGGAGCGTTGCTCATCATGAAACGTACACCAGCTTCACTTCGTGTAATGAGATAGAGATGTAGAAAGTAGATCCAGTTACATAACtaccatatctaaatattacATCTACCCCATCATCTCTATTGATTAATGTGTTGAAGTCAACTTGACAATGCATGTTTATACGAAGAGATGGTTGTCTATCATATTCTATCTTGTTTGGCCCATTAACAATGTTTCCATgcatataacataaaaattccACAACGTCATCCATTGTAGTTTGGTCAAATCAATCTGATATTTATCATAGATTATGTAAGTATATATTAGACcaactatattaaaaaatatttacactcaAAATGAAATCTTAATTTGAccatttaaaacatttaatagGTCTTCATTTTTTTCGTTTAATTAGActaactatatttaaaaaaatatttaactttttgGTTGTATTCATTACAAACAATGGGTTGAAAATGGAaagtcataaaaaaaaaaagtataaaaccataataaaaaaataggtACAAGATCATGATAAATAAGTATCTGTTATTCCTATTTTTATAaaggaatattttttaaaaaaataatatccaccttcaaacaaaataataataaaaaataggtACAAAATCATGATAAGTAAGTATGTGTTATTCCTATCTTTATAAaggaatgtttttttaaaataatatccaccttcaaagaaaataataataagaacaTAGGTACAAGGTCATGATAAATAAGTATGTGTTATtcctatttttataaagaaatgtctttttaaaataatattcacCTTCAAACAaaaccataataaaaaaaatagttacaaaATCATGATAAATAAGTATGTgttattcttatttttataaagaatgttttttataataatattcaccttcaaacaaaataataataataaaaaaaaataggtacAAAATCATGATAATTATTGTTACCAACGACATGCATCATCATTTGACCataaatcaatgataaatattCTTTCATATTGACATGAATCTTTGTTCTTTAAtcatcataatatttataatattaaggtgaataatccaaaataaattgaCTAGATAAACGATATAACAGTAGCAACAATAATAGTAACAATAACATTAATTAatacattcaaacattcaatattcaataatcaatatatcatttcaaataaaagtaaataactatatacataacctttgaatgaaattttttcTCAGAAATAATAGCCACtgtaaacaaaattaaaaaaatcaatgcaAAATTATGGACGTTTTATACACTTacatttttgtttgatttgagaaataaaaCGTCCAATTAACCCACTATACAATAAACTTTCCAATTAATTCACTGTaaaataaattctccaattaattcaCTATAAATAAAACGTTaatatttctccaattaatccattataaagtaaaataataataataataatatccaccgttaaaaaaactttaaaattttttttttatttatttacaattactTTAGACTTTAAAATTGTCTAATAAATATCTAATGTTAGTCCATCTAATAAGTTTTTATAGTAcgtttgattttgaatttattagaTCATTAACTtagtgaattttttaaaaaatctagaaTCATTTAGAAGTCTAATAACCTATTTTTAATAGTTAACCTGAATAAATTTAACCCAATGTTAATCGGTAATTCTCTCTAATGAAAAACTATGAAATTaacttaatataaaaaaaattatgagaatcaatacaaaaaaaattaacccactataaaaaaaaatatatcaacttattaaaagaaaaatattacacCTTACCAAAAGAAACTTTGAATGATTGCTTGCAGAATTTTTCTTAATATCAactgtaaacaaaataaaaaagaaaaaaatcaataaagatgataaaaacttaattttttgttaaataataaaaatatataaacttaccAATTAATAATATGAAGATGGTGGAAATTGAAATTGCTGTTAAATTTGAAATAGGAAGAAAATATGAAGATGGAAGATTAGTTCAACAACGAAGTAGGTGAAAAATTATTGGTTTGTTTAGGGATTTTATGTTGAAATTGAAAGGGAAGAAGACAAAACAAAAGAAGTAAATTAGCACGGTCAACAACGAGGCAGTCCACCTTCAACACACTGTCTAAATGCCAGACGATTTgaaaattctttatttttttatttttttaatcaagccagaaaaaagaataataaaatattcccCAAGAGACGTATTTGAATAAAGACAAAAAGAAACACCCCTTTTacttaaataatttcaaaactacccttttacctaattaaaataaaaaagaacccTACAAATCTAATTAACCCCAACTAAACCATAATACAACAAATACAAGGTAGGAATTTGCATCTCCACCCTCTGGCCATGGTaatgttattaatttaaatgttAGCATTAAAAGACAAATATTAGCATCCAATTTCCCATTTAACAAAGTTCCCCAAGTTAAGGATTCAAGTTCCCATAGACCAACCATAATCATCTGATATGAGTTAAAATGAATGAAAGATTTTCAAACTAAATAAGATattaaaagttgaaaattttcaccaaaaaatgtaaaatctaacGACAAACAAGCATGGACTATTGAACCCACGGTATCAACATAAGTTATACCCTTCTATCTTCATCTTCAGAATCACTAGAATCACTGAAATCCTCCATTTCTTCAGCAGTTTCATTCAACTCACTTAAATCTGAATCATATTCTTCACCTGTAGAATCTTCAACTTGTCCGGGCATTCGTTGTCGAATTTCTTTCATCATCTCATGATCATCATCTTCGTGTTTACCCGATAGCTTCCTTTTCAAAATTGCCTCAAAAATTGTTGGTAATGACTCGACATCACCCTCgtaaaatttatcaattttcctCTTCAGCTCTGTAATCATAGAAAATAACTGTATTACCTCCCTAAAATCTCAAGCGTAAGAATCCAGAAACCCAGGAACACCAAATGAAGAAGCTGAGAGTATCTGTTGCTTTCTTCGCGTTCGAAAATAAAAGTTAATCATACTATCAAAAATTGATCCAGAAATAACAATAACTTTACACATATTTTAGTTCAATCGAGGTGCCCTTAATCATGACAGAAGTACTATTTAAATGGTTATTTTCGATAAAACTAAGAACACTGATACGTATTTTTCGACCAAGTGAATGGTAGATGTTCTATCAAGTATCTTTCACTAAAATACATTCTCCTTCATTTCTCAAAATACAAACTTTCTTTTACTAACATTTCTCTATGAACACCATTTTCATAATATCTCTGTACACAAACTATCTCCCAGACTTCTTATCACACACTAAACTCTTTCTACCCACTTTTATCTTTCAAACTTCCCTGCTATTTTTCTGAGCACTTTTGCTTTCTCTCAGTGATCTCTATTTTTCTCACTTATCTGCTTTGTAATTGTTGGATGATATAGTATTAAATTTGCCTTCACCTATCAGTTTAAGCTTTTGAGTCAATTGttgatttaagatggtatcaaAGCAAGTGGACCAAAGATATTTAAGATGGTATCGAAGAATCATGATTGAATCCTTGACCATCATGGGTTGGTCCAGTAGTACATAGTCTCAATAAATGACTAAGAGGTCAAGGATTCAATCTATGGTGACCACCTACCTAGGAATTAATTCCCTACAAGTTTCTTCGATACCCAAATGTTGTAGGTCTCCAAACCAAGGGTACATGAAGGAACCAATATCGCATCTGACAACTTTCACTTTTAAAAGCATTCAAGACAAGGATGACATAGCCAAGCCGTAGTGGATGCAGGGGAATGCCGGCACCATCAGGTGTCGAATCTAGATTCTGAATCCTTAAGCTTGAGGCGTTACAAAATCTATCTCTAATTTGATTATCACTTTCAATATACAGAACCAAAAAGCAAAATGAACTTTCATTACAACAGAAGTTTCTTGATAGAAGTATTTCCTTCAACAACTTTTCTGAACACATCTATTCTAAAAATTTCTCGTATTAAACAACCTATACATGAGAGGAGGATATAAATCCAAGATTTTATAGTCAACTATAGTGCTAAACTAATATCAACTCAAGAACTCAAACAATTAAACTGGAGAAAGCATACCTCTTTATATCAGTTTTGAACAGAATGACAAAGAAATGTACAATAATctaaagtaattaaaaactgcAATTATCAGGCTAACTATAAAATTACCAAGAACCATCTCATGAAAGGAAGACACAATTTGAAAGTACTTGAAATCCCACAAAGATCAGCAATATCAATATAATATCATAGAAGGCGATGGCTCATGCTTAGAAATAGGAGAGTATAGTTCATAGTGACCCCAATTTGAGAAATCATTTTCAAGAAAGGAAACACAGAGAAAATTGAGAAACAacattgaatattattttacctTCGGTACTGACATCATCTTCGATGAGAGAATCCTTGTTTTTGGTTGAGTTCAGTCCATTGTACTTGTCATTCCCGGATGAGTAATATCgcaaagaaaaaaaggaaaagggagaAAGTAAGAGACCAGAGCGAAAGGTTCGAAGCGGAGGAGAGACGGAAAGCGTCCGAGAATAGACATTGAAGACAGCTCCCAATAGAGCTCGTTTCATGACGTTTCTTTACAGTTTTAGGGTTTAGCCCCATTTTCTCGGGGTTTATGATCGAAGAAACGATCAGCAAAGACGAAATGATCGTGCCAATCAAGTTAGCTGTTGTATTTGTGGGCTGAGGCCCATTCATAATAAATTGGcccatctttttcttctttttcttcttttttttctttttttcttttttttttatttaaagaaactagaaaaaaaaatgcaaatattCATGAAAATTTTAACTTTCATTTACCTTTCTTCACCTTACAAGTTTGAgatgtttgttttaaattttacaaaaacaaaaacaaaaaaaagaaaaaaaaaagatgttttcaaatataggaaaatgaactaaaatatttacaattaataacaaaatatcagtCTATATGTGATAGATTACTATCTATGTCTATGATAGAATAAAGATGTTTTTAACAGTTTTgtcaattaaaataatttctcaaaaaaataactattttaaCGTTCGTTATAACAATAACTAGTTTTCTATTATGAATATTGTAAAAGAAAATAGATACTCATTACTTAGTGCCCCAAAGGCTATGTGTCAccattcatgttgtccatgtgccatCACTAACGACCATTCCTGGCTTGGCTCCGATAATGTAATTCCAGGAGGAGTCAGTAGTTGGGCACTGGATCCCTTCGGACCTAGAGAACGTGGGATGCTTGGTCGGGGTGAGAAAAACAGGAGTTGGAGACGTTATAGGAGTTCAAATAATGTGATTCCGAGTAAAGTCAAAGGGGTATGTCTCCACTCAGATTATGCTGGTGCCTTGAGAATGCTGACTGGATTATTCTAGGATTAGAAGCTAATTAAACTAGAACCTCGCAAAGAAATTGCTTGATGAGTTGTCGGGCGTAGCGCACCGCATGTTAATCTTTCGATTTTTGGATCTTGACTTTactaattattcatgtttggtgtccatgtaagcccacatcctacttgccactttgcctataaatagtgacatttgttGGATCTTAAGAACACAcctacattggtgagaatttcACTTCCaccaattttcatattatctaatttcatgattttggttattttatgttttagttgttttattttataattttagtttttatttatttatttattattatataaaaatattattatattatatttttcatactcGTATtctcgttgtgctcctcaattttcatAACACGTTATCAACACGAGCTCCTGTCGTTTTCtccgctaaaggtaggtcctaaagataTGTCAGTTTtttcctcttcgttataattaataaattaaatgttattttgcatatttagtacatattaaaattttaatataaatataatattttgtgatagtgttgccatgacaaaccctacaaaattagaattcgcagcccttgacattaatagcaataattatttgtcataggTGCTCGATGCCGAAATTCTCCTagatgctatgaacttgggagaaacaattaaagaaggaaatacgacatccagtcaggacaaagcaaaagctatgattttccttcgtcatcatctccacaagggattgaaaatagagtatcttacaataaaagatccctgtatcttgtggaaaaatttaaaagagaggtatgattataaaaaaacagttattcttcctaaagcttgttatgagtggatgcacttgaggctacaagatttcaaatcagtaagtgattacaacttcgtattatttaaaatcagttcaaaattattgttatacggagagaaaattactgatgttgatatgttagagaagacattttctgcatttcatgtctcgaatatgcttctGCAGCAccaatatcgagagaaatattttaaacagtattctgaattaatttcatgtcttctcgtgtcCGAACAAAATAAAggattattgatgaaaaatcatgaatctcgaccaactgaaataacaccattccctgaagtgaatgttgtgaattttaataataatcgtggtcgaggttgAGGTCGCAGTTGAGGTCGTGAccatggcagaggaagaaataattattattttcgtggtgatcgttctaatcatttaaatttcaaaagaaccacacaaaatgatgatcacaaaggaaaaactccacaagataaaagttcaaagagtgtcgaaaataaatactttcgatgcggaatgactgggcattggccacgtacctgtcgtacgtTAAAagacttagttgacctctatcaagcctccttgaaagaaaaagagaaaaatgtggaagcaaattttgcataccaggataatgacatatttgacccatcccatatgataaatttggatgtggcagacttctttgaatctcctaaagagaagaTTGACACAATTAGTGGCATatcaagtgtttcctttgactttaagaatatctagacttaatgttgttattttcttttatctatcttcatgttttttttagtaacttgtgtgtattttaagtgttgtttttcttaatataattattttcttttaatgaaaaaacatggatcattttcatatgttgatgtagaaacatggatcattttcatatgttgggtgtttaAAAATAAGcgaagaagatctatgtctagtagacagtgcaactacacatacaatacttacaaataaaaaatacttttccaaattgacaatgctgaaagcaaaagtaaatacaatatcaggttctttAAACTTaatcgaaggttttggaaaaaaaaatattatttttcctagagaaacaaaatttacaattgacaatgcattgttctctagtcaatcaaagagaaatcttctaagttttaaagatatacgttgcaatgattatcatattgagactgatagtaagaataatgtggaaaaattatatatcatattcactgtctcaaatgaaaaacgtatattggaagagttgcctgctttatcttctggattgtattatactcatatacgagtaattgaaacatatgcaacaatgaacctgaagttcatgaatccatacatatttacaatttggcatgaccgattgggtgatccaggatctataatgataaggaaaattattgagaattcaaatggacactcattgaagaaccaaaagattcttcaatctaatgaattatcatgtaatGCTTACtctcaagaaaaattgataattagaccaacATCAGCTAACGTGGGGACtaaatcacctgcatttttagaatgaattcatggtgatatatgtgaacccatttgaaggaactcttatcaaagagcacCTCTAAGCAAGAGTAAGATTGTTTCAAACTCAATATGACAGAATTACTGCATTCACAACCAAAGagactagttatgcatttaaaaataaattacgacatgctttgaactttaaacaaagaatAGAACAAgatacgtaccagttgaagaaatcttcttcacataaatctcgctctcgtcaacGGACTGCACCTCTCGCTCTCACTGAGATCGTCCACCAAATCATTGTCGTCTACCCATGAACGGACTGCTCATAAACAAGGCAGcaaggaagacaccaccactcggaacCCTCGGTACTCTCGAATTGAGAATCTAGGAAGTAtgagctctgttggatttggtagagggaaggaggaaggaagGATCGTtaaccacgaccaagcaagtgggagacaTTGGGTGTCTATCTATAGacagatgcttgatcgtttaggtaaaggtacacgatcgtgtagtaaaaggggtttgatcgtataaacgatcgtttagtaaaatgcaCGAGCGCACGATCGGGTAgaaaaaagctagacgattgtttagtaaattctatgtgattgtttaagAAAGGCGCGCGTGTACACGACTGTTAGTAAACGTTGAGCTGTCATGtatgctctcggtttgctaggcgataggcagtatacacaaTCGGTGAGCGAATGTCTGATCATTTGCAAAATTAAAATCAGatacgaaaactgaatgcaacctcacATTAACTCATTTGGTTACAGAGAAAAAGTCGAgcaacaattatcccataattgtttaattaaaaaatcaataaaatcatattatatttataacctatggtttaatatcacatcatatgcaacatatgaaccatagtttttttctcttctactagatataaatcatagttatatcattttcctccaattaatgtatctcaaacatatgttaactatatcatatataattgaccagtttaatcatatcatttataattgaacttcctctcatcaatttgaatacttcaaacagacccaaaaattgattcttaacttgaatccattgagttatcaaggggaccttatggacctatggttcaaagctccaacagtacgtgaatagcttactaaactctttagccacgagatccaccatccgttaactaccaggcattccactaaagactgacagctacactcttctcaccatagatatatttctgtgtctgtcgaatataatcaattaatagtacgacaacccttcacagatgctcgtgaGTACAACttggccaatttactgttttgcccctgtagttacatctaactccttaagtaccactgatcactctaatgaacatacaacatagtcctactatatgtggacacctctcaggccatgagaaaatatgtggcgccacatcgttcaagcctcggaattaacccttaagggagcattctatctacttacccctactttagggaaggagtgaattccatcttgtgtagttgagttcccaactcccaaatcagatgaatccccaaagtggtaggtttgagtcgacgatctggccactcactcccatgtaaatcaaaggaccgccctcaaaggcacaagttcccaactcactcaggattgaggtcatgttacctatggtcattctggtgaagtaaaatctctatcatgaacgactttatataaaaagactataacacttcgtggtccagtcttatacaatctcttttgtataggatgcccccactcgcatgtttccatatgaatgatcaggatcaaaccatctgtagcaagtcacaacacttgtaactattctatatAGCGGGTCACATCCGtagttaccaggataaggtttccttcctatatccatatactatagaccattttggttatcacttaaggcatgatctacctatatgtcttcatatacatgcttaagttacaacgacaaccagtgatcttagtttattagtttgcggtaaagaaattaaaacatctaatgttccatagacaaaagtgaagaagatatcatatattattacatcacaagcgtttgttcaaaattgtgtttacaaactacagaacccagcaagagtttagagcatcatccccaataaactcccacttgtTTTAAAGCGAATGGGGTGTACAAACAACTAatacaaaaacaataaactagggcactaaggcccagtacaaaatatctcctacttgcccCAGTCCAGCCGCGGGCAATCTCATAGACCCATGCTttgaaggtgaccctaaaaaactatagtcgtgagagcctttgtaaatgggtcagcaacgttgtgctctgaagcgatctttgtaactatcacatcccctcgatgcactatcttgcagatgagatgatattttcgctctatatgtttgccgCACTTGTGTGACTCATGGGCTCCCTGGAGTTCACCACAACACCATTATTGTCATAATAGAGAGTGATGGGCCTAGATAtgtctggaataacttccaaatttgtcaGAAACTTTCTTAGtgaaacggcctccttagcagcttcacaagtcgctacgtacttggcctccatcgtggagtcggtgatgcacccctgcttagtgcttcaccacactactgcttctccgttaagagtaaaaaatGACCCTGAAGTGTACTTCCTAGAGTTCTTATCTGTCTGAAAGtaagaatccgtgtatccagtaagaatCAAGTCCCTAGTTCCATACACgggcatatagtccctcgttctcagaagatacttgaggatgttcttgactacGGTCCAGTGACCttgtcctggattagattgatacctactgactattctcacagcatagcagatgtctggtctagtatagagcatcccatacatcaaactgcaaacgacagatgcatatgggacccgtctcatctcctcaaccccttgaggcatcttagaacacatttccttagacaaagtaactccatgcctgaatgacAGTAGGCCCATTTTGAAGTTTTGCATCAAGTACtggagcaacatcttgtcaatgtacgatgcctgagacagtgctaggactttgttcttccgatctcgaaagatctgtataccaagaacaaattgagcctctcccaaatctttcatttggaattgggtcgctagccagttcttaactacagtcagtagtcctacatcattcccaatgagtaggatatcgtctacatacaacactaggaaaaatactaaattgttgatgattttcttgtagacacaaggttcatcaacgttttagtCAAAGCCGTACgatttgatcatagtatcaaatcaaatgttccaagatcgagatgtctgtttcagcctataaatggaccgattcagtttgtgAACTTTTTGTtgttgaccttgggcaatgaatccctcgagtTGCACCATAaaatggtttcctcaagattaccatttaggaaggcagtcttgacgtccatttgtcaaatttcataatcataataagcggcaatggacaggaggatgcgaatcgacttcaacatggtaacaggcgagaaagtctcctcatattCGACTCCATTcactgggtataaccctttgccacaaattGAGCCTTGgaggtttgcaccttcctatcggcaccctgtttcctcttgtaaatctatttgcaacctataggtcttaccccatcaagctgatctataagatctcatactaagttgaagtacatcgactccatctcgagatttatggctttgacccattcatcccaaccaatatcctccattgccttctgataagacaacagatcctcaacgtcgctaTCGgttaccatagccaggatttctgtgaaacctagatagcgaacgagtgggttcataaccctcccactgcgttgaggttccctcaactcttgaggtggaaccaacc encodes:
- the LOC120082798 gene encoding uncharacterized protein LOC120082798, coding for MKRALLGAVFNVYSRTLSVSPPLRTFRSGLLLSPFSFFSLRYYSSGNDKYNGLNSTKNKDSLIEDDVSTEELKRKIDKFYEGDVESLPTIFEAILKRKLSGKHEDDDHEMMKEIRQRMPGQVEDSTGEEYDSDLSELNETAEEMEDFSDSSDSEDEDRRV